From Antechinus flavipes isolate AdamAnt ecotype Samford, QLD, Australia chromosome 1, AdamAnt_v2, whole genome shotgun sequence:
GGCCTTGCGCAGTTATTTAATCTTTCAGGGCCTCACTTTcttggagaagaaaggggagggtgGGGTAGTGTATAATTAAGAATTTGGACTAGATTATTCTTAAGATTGTAGATCAGTTCTGTAATCAAAAGATTAAATGTAATAATGGCTGATTTTTTTGGTGGTAGTGTTTCACCTATgtagaattgagaaagagatgggtattatatgaaaaaaataagccTGGACAttaaaggaggggagagaaactTTTAAATACTTTTCAATCATTAAAAgggtttataaatatttttaaatcaaattgaatGTAGAGTGATAGTATGGttttattttcacctatttttattCTCCAGGTAAAATATTTTAACGCTGTTTGTCCTGAAATAGAATCCCAATATTTTTAACCTAGGTATCTTCAGCGTACAGTGAAACATCCAACATTGCTTCAGGATCCAGATTTAAGGCAGTTCCTAGAGAGTTCTGAGGtgctatttctatttatttaattttggggttttcttattttatttcctccaacATGATATGTCTAAAATGGAATTTTACTAGTTGTATTAcatctttttcttaatattttagttTGTTAAATTAACTAGATTTCTAAGAGAACAtctattttaatagaaatattttgaaataatttttaaaagcaaagctaacatttaaataataattttccttttcttctcaatagtattttatttttctaattacatgtaaaaataattttcaacattgatttttataagattttgagttccaaattttttttccttacctctcttaccatttctcttcccaagagagcaagtaatctgatataggttatacatgtacaataattagTTACCTAAATAGTCTTGCTTTTTAAATATGATAGGTTGTTGCTAAAGTATGTAgttgaaattttatataaaattatatatcatttatgCAAAGAAACCTTTTTTATAAAAAgcctttgaaaattttaatattaggGTAAGAAACACTATATTTTTTATCAGCATTATTAATTCCCTTTTCTGTATTTGAGGGCTTAAAATCCCATAGATATATATCTGATATTTCAGGCTCAACAGAGTTCCAGACAATATGTTTATCCAACTtagaatttcagatttgaaaACTAATACTAAGAAATTAATACTTACTTTGCAAATATAAATCGTAGCCTATAGAAAAGaattgtctccctccctcctcctcttttattaacaatttatttttgcTAGCAAACAGGTGGATAGTGTTAAGGTAGGTGGCAATTCCTTAATATCATTTGACAAACAGAGTGGTTGTTTCATCTAAATGTAAAGATGCTGAAGAAAAGCAAATGGAAAGTCcattttttaagttttcctttGAGAATGTACAAGtagtatatttgagaaatgagatcttgcTATATTGAAATGTATGAGAGTGAAGAAAACacaacatcctttttttttctggtccctCCTGTGCCCAGTTAAACCTCTAGGCTTTTAACCGGTTTGTTTGCCCTTATTTGTCATTCAATTCCAGCTGCCGAGAGCAGTTAATACTCAGGCTCTGAGTGGAGCAGGAATATTGAGGATGGTGAACAAGGCTGCCGACGCTGTCAACAAAATGACAATCAAGATGAATGAATCGGATGCAGTAAGAGCTGATTTTTCGACTTGAATAATGAGATGAATTAATGAGCCTCAACAATTGCATTTTAAAGCTGTAGAAGTAGAAAATAGGatattaatttgcttattgaaTTTAGTTCTCAGCTACATCAGTTGGCCACCATAGCTATACATGGCTAATTTGTTGCTTTAAAACAAGGAGTGTATCTTGCTATTGGTAACCCAATTTATAGTGGTTTGTTCTTGCTAAATTaactccatttttcattttttcctagtgGTTTGAGGAAAAGCAGCAGCAATTTGAGAATCTGGATCAGCAACTTAGGAAACTTCATGCTAGTGTTGAAGCCTTGGTCTGTCACAGAAAAGGTTGGTTTTATTCTTTTGTGAGTTTAGGACCCTAAAGCTAGCATAAAATAGATTGTTAAAACTAAAGATATAAAGTGTTATtctggaaaaacaattttaaaatgttaaaaagtaaTTGAATAATACTCTTTTCTATTTCAACTTAGCTGTTCTATCTGAATCCAATTCTGATTGCAGAGTTTAGAagtaaataattacaataataactaACGTTTATGTAGTCCCTATTAATGaactaggcactgtgttaagtgttttatgattattatttaattctcataacatCTCTGGAAGgcagattctattattatccccatttcacagatgaggaaactgaggcaaaagttaAGTGACAGTGTCACAAAGATAGCAAATAACTGAGACTAagtttgaactcgggtctttttgACAGCAGAACCCAACAATGTGCCACCTATCTGGTATTAAGCTAATTTTTGTTGCTAAAACTTTAAAAGAGACCTATTTaacagaaataaaagttattttatgcAATTATGTTTCTTCATGTACATTAAAACTATTTCCAAATTAGAATGTGTTAATGGCAtacatttaatttacattataagaaagcatccaggatttgtttattttaaaataaatatttgcatttgaTTCTGCAGTTCTTTAGATGGTAGTATAAACTTAAAAGTAAagtactttatttttactttgaaagaattagaaaactattagcatttcCTTAAGTTGTACATTAaaacatctgtgtgtgtgtgtgtgtgtgtgtgtgtgtgtgtgcgcgcgtgcatACAGAAAGTTTTTTATATTTGAGTCCTTTTAAAGGAATAGGCtagttttttaaacaaaattatatttaccaTAGtacttaggcaaatcattttcccCTATGGTTTTAATTAAAATGGTAATTAATTGTCACTTAATTGGTGATAACATATAAGTAATAATTATTGCTATTTtcatattgctttatgaaacaTGCTACATAGAGcaataacaaagaattagaatataaagttattaaagtTTACAGCTTAAATAGTTGTCAGTgaaacacagacaaaaatattcatttttcttttcttgaatacTTTGAAAATGATCCTTTGCTAAAAGTTTCAATATAATTTGAATACCTCATTCTAAGTTTTAAGTATCAAAGGAAAGGaggtttatttttaatgtttctacAGTTTTCACTTCTCTATTTGCATAGCTATTGTATtctctttttgaattttcttttctttgatagcCTTTTCTTTAGGAACTATAAGAACTCAGTGATGAAAAAGTTTACAAGTCAAAGATTATGTGCTCTACCCATATGTTATATTCTTAATGGAATGGAAAAGCTCAAGAATTATCTCCAGTCTACTAATCTCCTTCTTTAAAGATTTTGATCCTAAATTATTTAAACACTGCTCAACCTCTGGAAATATAGGCAGTGATTAATCTCACATGTTTCCAGGCGTTTTCTCCGAGTGTCTGACATATATGCCCAGTGCTGTTTAATGTTTAATTGttgaatactcttttttttttttcatgatttgacAGCACATAAAGGCATAAGTAAGAAATTGTACACTTGTATTAATTTGTCTTTTCTTGCCAATGTACAGTAAAAGTTGttacatttctttttcagaaCTTTCAGCCAATACAGCTGCCTTTGCAAAAAGTGCTGCCATGTTAGGTAATTCTGAGGATCATACTGCTTTATCTAGAGCTTTGTCTCAGCTTGCTGAAGTTGAAGAGAAAATAGACCAATTGCATCAGGAACAAGCTTTTGCTGACTTTTATGTGTTTTCAGAACTACTTAGTGATTACATTCGTCTTATTGCTGCAGTAAAAGTAAGCTTCATTTTCCCCtatctttgatttttccttcttccctctcccactcctcactttttcattattatatgaaTAGGAGATGATTTATGTTGggaaaattttagtttattttatatatttattattttagaagCATGAATGTAGATATTTGCGCGCGTGTGCGTgcgtattgtgtgtgtgtgtgtgtgtgtgtgtgtgtgtgtgtgtacatagacaAATAACCACAAATTGTCATAAGGATTGGAATATCTTGATCTGAAAAGCTGTCATAGTTTGGCTATGACAATCCCAAGTGTCATATTAATTTTCACATTAATACTTCCTAACTAAAAGGAATGGCATCAAATTGATATAAGAAGATCCAAAATGTTAcaggaaagtatattttaaagataatatacAAAGTCCTATATGATTAGATAAATAGACTATTATTacaggaatcaggaaaatcttggAGAAAATGGCATTTGAACTGGAAACTTCTagtatttaaaaattacatatcaACAAAGATTAGAAAGAACATtctatgaaagaagaaagaaaattaatagagaGGTACAGCTTATCTCTAATGAATAGTCCAGTTTGTCTAGAACATGGAACATGTGGAAAGGAGATGCAAGTGAAAAGTAACTACTAAAATGTTGCAAATTTTGCATTGTCCACTATGATCAAGTAGAAATCTCAGGACTATGGAACTTTGCTTTTGTGGATCTATGATCACATCTAAATGAATATTCAACTCCTGCCCCCAGCAATGCAGATTGATACTCATCCATGCCTTTTCACTCTGTGCCATTTCTATCTTTGACTTGCCATAAATTGTTCATAAAAGGTCTGTTAGTAAAAAGAATCTGCAAGTTAGAGTCCttccttcagttattttaatataTGCCAGTATGGCACTTGGACCACCTGTTTTCCTTTGCTTTTAGCATGTGACTGGCCAACCTCATTTtctgattataaatttagagatcatctaattgaATACCCCTTACTTCTTCTGTATCtgaacagataaggaaactaagaataAGGGAGGCTTAGTGATTTATATGTGTTCATATAGGtaagtaagtggcagagccaatATTGAAGCTAAATCCCTAACAGCAGTCTGCTCAGCTACTCTGCTACTCTACACTCTACTCTGAACCATGCAAACAAACTTCTTTTAGAGAATCATAGCTCTAAAACTGGAAGTAACCTCAAGGACTATCCAGTCCAATACTTTCATTTAAAGATAATTAAACTAAGAACCAGGgatattaaatggcttgcctaatGTCACAGCAAATGTGAGGGATAGAATTTGGGCCTATGTCCTCTAAATCCAGAGCTAGTACACAATGTACAGTTTTGCCTGTGATATCATTTGATAATTTAAGTACTTGTCACACgcatatcatcattattaatacaTTATAGCCTTCTTACATGTGTCATTTTCCTCCTCATTATTCTTTAGTTGTCTATAATAtcttacaatataatataattataattataattataatatgacACTTGGGATTGTCATAGCCAAACTATGACAGCTTTTCAGATCAAGAtatagttgtgatttttttttggttccaaaATGGTGATTTTCCATGCTTCATAGCTAGAAAACTTGTCCAAGAGAATATTGTTACTAAAAAGATGGATCTTTGGAATAGGGTGCAGCCTGGGATCATTGGAAGAACTAAGCCAGATTTCTAGgttataaaaacattaaaatcctGACTAGATGGTTTCCCTAGTTAGTACTAATTATCAAAGcactcttcttccccttccataTCTCCAAATAAGAAATCATATGCCAGATATAGTCTTTACATTCTCAGTAGAGATGTATAATCAGCTTATGGCCCATGTTGGTCCTATTGCAAAGTCTTCATGGCCTAAAAAATTAGTAAACTGAATAAACAGATATGGTTACTTCTGATATTCACATAATTACTTAAAGGAGGACCAATGCTGGTGAAACTCAAATCCCCTAGTGTGGAAGAAAGCTGAAGCATCTTCCCAGTATGTGGTATATAAGGAACCCACTAACAAAGAAGTAGGAATCAGAAAGTAAATGACAAAggaatataaggggaaaaaaggctgAAAGACCAAagatttcaagaggaaaaaacTTTGGAGCACAATCAGATAAATCATCAGAAGAATGAATACTAAACCATCAAAtagattataaaaattttaaatctttcttaaTGAATATTAGAAGACCAAAAAAAGTGGGACCAGTGCTTAGTGAAACAGAGTCCTAGGAAATCCCAAAAGAACATAGAATGATAATAAGAAAATCTAGAATGTTGATTCAAAAGAGAAATCATCTCTATAACagactgaatttaaaaaaaaagaaaaatgatagaatgtATTGCTCTcagagcaaaaaattaaaaataatgtatagattaggaaaaaaaaaaaatctaaggtcTCACTTTCcaaaaaaggcaaggaaaaggaaattcTGCAGAAAAGAAGCAAAGTCAGGCACAATGGAGAATTTACAGAGAAGATTTAAGCTTGATAAGAAGAAGAGATATTTCATAAAAACTAGAGCTTTCCAGAAATGAAATGGACTGCCCTCCCTTATTGCCTTTGTCTTCAGACAAAGTttggatgaccatttgttgggTATATGAAAGAAACAAATTCAGTGTGAACCAGATGGCCTCTTAAATTCCAAATCTGAGAGGCTGTGATTCTAGTGTAGAGTTCAGTTTAATTGTATCACTTACTTTGCTTGGAtttatccttcattttattttgcctaACCATTAAGTCTAATTTTTTTGTCTTAACAATCATGTTTGCattgaagataattttaatataaaagtttATGTACATTAGTTATTTTATGTTCTCAAATTTCACACCACTTCTAGAATAATGAAATGtcaaattatatatttcattattaaaattatgATAATATTATGTTCATAGGGTGTATTTGATCATCGAATGAAATGTTGGCAGAAATGGGATGATGCTCAAATTACTTTGCAGAAAAAACGTGAGGCTGAAGCAAAAATGATGCTTGCCAACAAACCAGATAAAATACAGCAGGCTAAAAATGAAATCAGAGAGGTAATTGATGTCAGTTGTTTTATCTGTTCACATTGTTAGATCTAAGTTATTCATAATTCATtcattaaagcatatttttcatatgtttaaTTTCTGAACCATTCAGCACTTCAGCTATTTCCACatgtttctagatttttttagatTTACTTTAGTAAAATACATAGTTGGTCTGAAGTAACAAGAATCTCAGGGCTTTTAGTTTTTGCTTAGTGAGAATAGAGTCAAAATGACAGACAGATATTGGAcggaaattttaaaattctccttTGTTACCATATATTATTTGTAGtttaatttaaatgtttaaatatgtgTGTTTAAAAAGGAGTAATTGTTGTCCTATGTCTTGTTGTCTTTTGCAACATTCTTcccacatatatataatatatatattatatagagagagactaagagagagaaagtatatatagtattttagtAAATTTATGGAGATTTGTTATAATATATACGCTTTTTTTGCCATGCttcaataaggaaattgaagaggTAGGACaaactttatatttttgaaaataaatacaaatgctCTTTAAAGAGTATGTGCAAGTGTTGTTATATAAAGGGGAATCATCATTTGCATACTTAaattttcagttgttttaattttggcTGCTTCATTGGTCACTAATCACAACTTATTTTGTCATTGCTACACTTGATCTATTTACCCATAAACTTTGACATGATTACTAGAGAATTTGTTCTTTTCTGAATGTAATTCTGCTgatgatttttacctttttcagtcaaatatttaaataattctgtgtagtttttttatttaaaatgttttcatggaTATGTTTataactttttcatttaaatgaaaattccttTAAAGTATTCATAGATatcatttaatgttttaaaaaagtaatagagAAGAATAATATTAGTGTAACACCAGTTTTTTATCTGAGATTTCACACTTTATTTATACAGATTATTTTTGTGTGAATGCTAGGGCATTCCAGTGCTAAGTTAGTCTTTATTGTGgaagtaaaatattaataaacttttttaaatgggGTATTTTTGAGTAAAGAAGGTTAATTCcactttaaaagtatatataaaaggggcagctagttggtgtagtggataagtactagccctgaaatcaggagaccctgagttcaaatgtgacttcaaacacttaacacttcctagttgtatgaccctgggcaagtcacttaaccccaattgcctcaaggggaaaaaaagcacataTAAGTTACAAGTTTGTGGTATCAAGAATTACAATTTTGAGCTTCCGTGAAGTACTATATATTATGTTGAAGCATAATTTATTAGGTAAGCTAAccattatagatttaaagctaacTTCTTAATTAGTTGGGGATAAAAtgtaattgtgtgtgtatgtatatgtgtgtgtgtgtgtgtatttttttttatcagtgggAAGCCAAAGTTCAGCAAGGAGAGCGAGACTTTGAACAAATCTCCAAAACTATTAGAAAGGAAGTTGGAAGATTTGAGGCATGTATAATAGTTTTTTACTTctcatgagaataaaataagattttatttcaattttattttaaataatttattttttcaattatgagacattttattttatttcatttaatagaaGGAACGagtgaaagactttaaaactgTTATTATCAAGTACTTGGAATCATTAGTACAAACGCAACAACAGGTAAGCTAGattcaatgattttaaaatataaaatttgctttctgcataatttttaaaaagttttattgttgCCTTTTAAAGTACCACTATCAATACTCATCTCTACCCCCAAACATAGAGTCTTTCcttataataagaaaaaacaattaaataaaacaaaactcacaGTCATATCAATATTATATGCAAAATTTTCTACCTCTCTTGATCAACCTCTAGTTGATCTTCACATTTAATCTTAATTCCATTATCTTTTAGTGTTATCTTTTTTGTTAGATTATTGTGGTCTTTGTATACattattcacttaatttttcttgccctaatttcatatatatttttaatatttctcaaatCCTCATATTGCTCATTTTTCATGGTGTCATAATCtccattatatttctattatttgttcaactattccccaattcaAGGACACCCACTTtaacagatttttgtttttggtataGCAAAAgtgctgttatgaatattttggtaaatatatggtatttttctttcttgtcatttgatttttcttattttaagaagtgataattaaattaaatttgtgttttcatttctcataggggatatttctgaaaataaaatgctagtttTGAGGTAATAGTTGTTTTTAtagcaagaaacaaaataatttgcattatttctactgtgaatatttttaatttgcctagaaattcaaataattttgtatagCACTGTATAGAAGTTCATGACTTTCAGAAATAGAGAAGTGATAATCCTCATCAAAGGATTACAGAATATCACAATTTGAGGACATTGTGTACTGCATTGTAACCAGAGTAGAGTAACTAAGATAGTAAAGGACTTTGGGTCCATGATGTATGAGAATTAATTGAAAGACCTGGCCAGGTTTACCTTGGAAATGAGAGGATTCAGGAaagacatgatagctgtcttcaagtatttaaagtgATATCATATCGAGGAGGGATTAAATTGGTTCTGTTTTTCTGCCCAGAGAACCAAACCAAGAACAGAAGAGTAGAAGTAAAGTCACAAAGTCACTTTAGCCTTGATGTTAGAAAACCTTCCTAATTATTAGAATTACCCAACAGAGGAATGAGCTGTCTTTAAAGGTGTTGAGTCTCTCTTTCTTGGGAGTCATCAAGCAAACTATTTGTTAGGCATGTTATAATGGGGATTCCTTTCATGTGTATATTGGGCCATATGGCCTGAGAGGTTCTTTCTAACTTTCAGATTTTGTGGTACTGGGCTTGAGCAAATGAAAACCTTAGACTTTTCATTTTTACTGTTTGACTAAAaccttaagaaatattttttaattaaaaactgcatttactaatatattttattttcatatgcctTCATTTTATCTTCCATCTCTCAAAGAGCCATCCtttatataaaagtataaaacagagaataaaaagaatgttCAACAAAAG
This genomic window contains:
- the SNX2 gene encoding sorting nexin-2, with amino-acid sequence MAAEREPPPLGDGKQADFEELDDGEDLFTSTVSTLESSPSSPEPASLPAEDLSTNSNGPKPAEIIVDDDREDLFAEATEEVSLDSPEREPILSPEPSPAITPITPTTLMAPRIESKSMSAPVIFDRSRDEIEEEANGDVFDIEIGVSDPEKVGDGMNAYMAYRVTTKTSLSMFNKNEFSVKRRFSDFLGLHSKLATKYLHVGYIVPPAPEKSIVGMTKVKVGKEDSSSTEFVEKRRAALERYLQRTVKHPTLLQDPDLRQFLESSELPRAVNTQALSGAGILRMVNKAADAVNKMTIKMNESDAWFEEKQQQFENLDQQLRKLHASVEALVCHRKELSANTAAFAKSAAMLGNSEDHTALSRALSQLAEVEEKIDQLHQEQAFADFYVFSELLSDYIRLIAAVKGVFDHRMKCWQKWDDAQITLQKKREAEAKMMLANKPDKIQQAKNEIREWEAKVQQGERDFEQISKTIRKEVGRFEKERVKDFKTVIIKYLESLVQTQQQLIKYWEAFLPEAKAIA